Proteins found in one Candidatus Latescibacter sp. genomic segment:
- a CDS encoding endonuclease III domain-containing protein: MTTLSSLYMQKRHNLLLDLYQSLEKSLGPAHWWPAKTPFEVCIGAILTQNAPWAGVRKAIAGLQEKGIFTVEGIAEADERMLADAVRPAIYHNQKARRIKTFCRFLRDECNGVVEEMRNWELLAARGKLLSLSGIGYETADSMLLYALGMPVFVVDAYTKRILTRHSLIGEECDYEEMRAFFEDALDPDPVLFNEFHALLCLAGAKYCRKKPLCDQCPAREILGEPVL, encoded by the coding sequence ATGACCACGTTATCCTCTCTATACATGCAAAAACGTCACAATCTGCTTCTTGATCTTTACCAATCTCTCGAAAAATCCCTGGGACCGGCTCATTGGTGGCCGGCAAAGACTCCCTTCGAGGTATGCATCGGTGCCATTCTCACTCAGAACGCCCCCTGGGCGGGAGTACGCAAAGCGATTGCGGGTCTTCAGGAAAAAGGTATTTTCACTGTCGAGGGCATTGCGGAAGCAGATGAGCGCATGCTGGCAGATGCGGTGCGGCCGGCCATTTATCACAACCAGAAGGCTCGGCGGATCAAGACCTTTTGCCGGTTTCTGAGGGATGAATGCAATGGCGTGGTAGAGGAAATGCGGAATTGGGAACTTCTAGCGGCTCGCGGGAAACTCCTTTCGCTTTCGGGAATCGGGTATGAAACCGCCGATTCCATGCTCCTTTATGCCCTCGGGATGCCGGTATTCGTGGTGGATGCCTACACGAAACGCATATTGACCCGTCACAGCCTGATCGGCGAGGAATGCGATTACGAGGAAATGCGGGCGTTTTTTGAGGATGCACTCGACCCTGACCCTGTCCTGTTCAACGAATTCCATGCGCTCCTCTGTCTTGCCGGAGCGAAATACTGCCGTAAAAAACCGTTATGTGACCAATGTCCGGCGCGGGAAATCCTGGGAGAACCGGTTCTATGA
- a CDS encoding MFS transporter — protein sequence MKWKKMTFLAFGHFASDFYPGLLAPLLPLLTAQHGWTLTQTGILIMVMSIFMNAMQPVIGLLNDRYPLKLFLWLGPILSAVPFSLFFYLTHFEVLITALAIAGLGVAMYHPVGAVAAGHDTDENKRVVTMAFFSSGGSVGVTTAPLAVVLIINVLGIKYMPLVAIPALLMMFYFMRDNDIVVSEHQGHTLREMISSLSDNFRELTLLWVISGFRAMVYGIVSNFLALLMIARGYSYAASAYFLSASLLAGMGGMFLGGHLADRHGKRKIMALSMFVSVPLFYGFSFFGGILSVVLLLLAMVSLTSTLPVNIVLAQRAAPKLPGMASSLVMGLSFMFGAIIAPPFGALADRIGIEAAMHWMFLIPIIGGLGAMFLKNE from the coding sequence ATGAAGTGGAAAAAAATGACATTTCTGGCGTTTGGGCACTTTGCATCCGATTTTTATCCGGGTCTGCTTGCGCCGCTGCTCCCGCTCCTGACCGCCCAGCATGGATGGACTCTGACCCAGACCGGCATCCTGATCATGGTCATGAGCATTTTCATGAATGCCATGCAGCCGGTAATCGGACTTTTGAACGACCGGTATCCGCTCAAGCTGTTTCTCTGGCTGGGGCCGATATTATCCGCAGTTCCCTTCAGCCTGTTCTTTTATCTGACACACTTCGAGGTACTGATAACTGCGCTGGCCATCGCCGGCCTGGGTGTGGCCATGTATCATCCGGTTGGTGCCGTAGCAGCAGGTCATGACACGGATGAAAACAAACGGGTGGTGACCATGGCGTTTTTCTCCTCCGGCGGTTCGGTGGGAGTTACCACCGCGCCGCTGGCCGTGGTTCTGATCATCAATGTTCTCGGTATCAAGTACATGCCCCTGGTGGCCATTCCGGCGCTCCTTATGATGTTCTATTTCATGCGCGACAATGATATCGTGGTAAGCGAACACCAGGGGCATACCCTGCGTGAGATGATTTCCTCCCTCTCCGACAATTTCCGGGAGCTGACCCTGCTCTGGGTGATTTCCGGATTCCGTGCCATGGTGTACGGCATTGTCAGCAATTTCCTAGCGCTCCTCATGATCGCCCGGGGATATTCATACGCCGCAAGCGCCTATTTCCTTTCGGCTTCGCTCCTGGCTGGTATGGGCGGCATGTTCCTCGGCGGCCACCTCGCCGACCGTCACGGCAAACGAAAGATCATGGCTCTCAGCATGTTTGTATCCGTTCCCCTGTTTTATGGGTTCAGCTTCTTCGGCGGCATCCTGTCGGTTGTCCTCCTCCTTTTGGCCATGGTGAGCCTGACCTCGACCCTTCCGGTGAATATCGTCCTCGCACAGCGGGCGGCGCCCAAACTCCCCGGCATGGCTTCTTCCCTGGTGATGGGGCTTTCCTTTATGTTCGGGGCGATCATTGCCCCGCCGTTCGGGGCGCTCGCCGACCGTATAGGCATCGAGGCGGCCATGCACTGGATGTTTCTCATTCCGATTATCGGCGGCCTGGGAGCCATGTTCCTGAAAAATGAGTAA
- a CDS encoding type II toxin-antitoxin system RelE/ParE family toxin has translation MKCNVYIISDAEEDLWDIYKYVSLSDSIEKAEYLIDKLEETCLYLLESPNRGHIPPELERIGVMEYREIHFKPYRIIYQVIKSNVYIHCILDGRRELQELLERRLIR, from the coding sequence ATGAAATGTAATGTATACATTATTTCTGATGCCGAAGAAGATCTTTGGGATATTTATAAGTATGTATCACTCTCAGATTCAATCGAAAAAGCTGAATATCTCATAGATAAATTAGAAGAAACCTGTTTATATCTATTAGAGTCACCAAACCGCGGCCATATTCCCCCGGAATTAGAGCGAATTGGTGTAATGGAATATAGAGAAATTCATTTCAAGCCTTATCGAATAATCTATCAGGTTATAAAATCGAATGTGTATATCCATTGTATTCTTGATGGCAGGCGAGAACTACAGGAACTTCTGGAAAGAAGACTTATTCGTTAA
- a CDS encoding type II toxin-antitoxin system Phd/YefM family antitoxin: MKLSDSVKPISYLKAHASEILRDVASNQKTVVITQNGEAKAILQDIRVYEQTQESLALLKIISLSKKNIEKGNIKTIEQSFKDIRKRIKENQNEM; the protein is encoded by the coding sequence ATGAAATTAAGCGATTCGGTAAAACCGATCAGTTATCTCAAGGCGCATGCATCAGAAATATTAAGAGATGTTGCATCCAATCAAAAGACAGTGGTGATAACTCAAAACGGTGAAGCCAAAGCCATCCTCCAAGATATTCGAGTATATGAACAAACCCAGGAAAGCCTGGCTTTATTAAAAATAATATCCCTGAGCAAGAAAAATATCGAGAAAGGCAATATAAAGACAATCGAACAATCTTTTAAAGATATCAGAAAGAGAATAAAAGAAAATCAAAATGAAATGTAA
- a CDS encoding DUF2283 domain-containing protein: MKLTYDPRHNIAYIRLHKKKEAVETIRLSDEMNVDIAYDGTVYGIELLNANEQLHVEDGPMLIIENEEDGRRQEVMLL; encoded by the coding sequence ATGAAATTGACCTATGATCCCAGGCACAACATCGCTTACATACGCCTGCATAAAAAGAAAGAGGCGGTTGAAACCATCCGTTTGAGCGATGAAATGAACGTGGATATTGCCTACGACGGCACTGTTTACGGCATCGAACTCCTGAACGCAAACGAACAGTTGCATGTAGAAGACGGCCCCATGTTGATTATCGAGAATGAGGAGGACGGCAGGCGTCAAGAAGTGATGCTGCTGTAA
- a CDS encoding DUF4258 domain-containing protein — MVTVIRFHPHARERLSERGATESEIIETILHGERFPAKFGRSGFRRNFPCEGEWRGRRYGTKQIEAYAEELNDGWLVITVMVKYF; from the coding sequence ATGGTGACGGTCATTCGCTTTCATCCACATGCGCGAGAGCGTCTGAGCGAGCGCGGGGCAACGGAATCAGAGATCATTGAAACGATTCTCCATGGTGAGCGCTTTCCAGCAAAATTTGGACGGTCCGGTTTCCGTCGTAATTTCCCATGTGAAGGTGAATGGCGTGGGCGGAGATATGGAACGAAACAGATCGAAGCATACGCTGAGGAACTTAACGACGGCTGGTTGGTCATTACTGTAATGGTGAAATACTTCTGA
- a CDS encoding family 20 glycosylhydrolase, whose product MRALLSLCAAVLLLAFAGCALRPMKVGPGKGVYWRALHVLNYNTDARLDSIGAKIPDLAKMGINVLIFEIDYSFQFESHPELRMKQCITKEGAKRFAALCRKHGIRLIPQFQCLGHQSWAKQTFPLLTVYPELDLTPGAFPGNEGLYCREWDVTNPRVYEIIFPLVDEIIDAFDADAIHVGMDEIFLLGADQSPATKGKDPAKLFAKAVNDMYDHIVRKRKVEMLMWADRFIDGAKYKMGKWEASENGTALAIDMVPKDIIMCPWHYSLRDSYPSIPMFIVKGFRVLPAGWNKVDATKKLISYSLGLKNPKLIGYMFTTWGEGSDNVAVYPPLVEGIGLLKGGR is encoded by the coding sequence ATGAGGGCATTATTAAGTCTTTGCGCCGCTGTTCTCCTCCTGGCATTTGCCGGGTGCGCACTTCGCCCGATGAAGGTCGGACCCGGGAAAGGCGTGTACTGGCGGGCGCTGCACGTTCTCAACTACAACACCGACGCGAGACTCGACAGTATCGGCGCGAAAATACCGGACCTCGCCAAAATGGGCATTAACGTTCTCATTTTCGAGATCGACTACAGCTTTCAGTTCGAGTCTCATCCCGAGCTCAGGATGAAGCAATGTATAACAAAGGAAGGGGCGAAGCGGTTCGCCGCACTCTGCAGAAAGCACGGAATCAGGCTCATCCCCCAGTTTCAGTGCCTCGGTCATCAATCCTGGGCGAAACAGACGTTCCCTCTCCTGACCGTGTATCCCGAGCTCGATCTTACCCCTGGCGCGTTTCCCGGCAACGAGGGTCTTTACTGCCGCGAGTGGGATGTGACGAACCCGCGGGTGTATGAGATCATCTTCCCACTCGTGGACGAGATCATCGATGCATTCGATGCGGACGCCATTCATGTGGGGATGGATGAAATCTTTCTCCTCGGCGCCGATCAGTCACCCGCGACGAAAGGCAAGGACCCTGCGAAGCTTTTTGCGAAAGCGGTCAACGACATGTATGACCATATCGTGCGGAAGCGCAAAGTCGAGATGCTCATGTGGGCGGACCGATTCATAGACGGCGCAAAGTACAAAATGGGAAAATGGGAGGCCTCAGAGAACGGCACCGCTCTCGCCATCGATATGGTGCCGAAGGACATCATTATGTGTCCCTGGCATTATTCCCTGCGCGACTCGTACCCGTCGATCCCCATGTTTATCGTAAAGGGCTTCCGCGTTCTTCCCGCAGGCTGGAACAAGGTGGATGCCACCAAAAAGCTCATATCATACAGCCTGGGGCTGAAAAACCCGAAGTTGATCGGCTACATGTTCACAACTTGGGGAGAAGGCTCTGACAATGTCGCCGTGTATCCTCCACTCGTCGAAGGGATCGGCCTGTTAAAGGGCGGCAGGTGA